A window of Streptomyces armeniacus contains these coding sequences:
- a CDS encoding glycoside hydrolase family 6 protein, whose translation MYGTNAGRTSAGRAHRPARAHRAARARLVTSGVLAGAMLLLAGCSSSDGGSSEDDGASKQPPKSQAPYWVNPKGSAAQQVTAYRNKDDGKNAGLIEKIASQPVAEWIGVEDPEGETRGFTEAAAKADRSALLVLYNLPHRDCGQYSEGGAAGGDDYRAWLDKVIKGIGDRKATVIVEPDALPHLLQEGCTPQQFHEERYALLKEAVDKLKAQPNTKVYLDAGNPDWVRDPGGLVEPLQRAGIDKADGFALNVSNYQTTESNIAYGKKLSPMIGNKPFVIDTSRNGNGPAEGHDEESWCNPPGRALGEAPTTKTGEDLVDAYLWIKRPGESDGPCKGGPKAGEWYPEYALELARNAKR comes from the coding sequence ATGTACGGCACCAACGCCGGCCGCACCAGCGCCGGCCGCGCGCACCGACCCGCACGCGCGCACCGAGCGGCTCGCGCCCGACTCGTCACGAGCGGCGTCCTGGCGGGGGCGATGCTGCTCCTCGCGGGCTGCTCGTCCTCCGACGGCGGCTCGTCCGAAGACGACGGCGCGTCGAAGCAGCCGCCCAAGTCCCAGGCGCCCTACTGGGTCAACCCGAAGGGCAGCGCGGCCCAGCAGGTCACCGCGTACCGGAACAAGGACGACGGCAAGAACGCCGGCCTGATCGAGAAGATCGCCAGCCAGCCGGTCGCCGAGTGGATCGGCGTGGAGGACCCCGAGGGCGAGACGCGCGGGTTCACCGAGGCCGCCGCGAAGGCGGACCGCAGCGCCCTGCTGGTGCTCTACAACCTGCCGCACCGCGACTGCGGGCAGTACTCCGAGGGCGGCGCCGCCGGCGGCGACGACTACCGCGCCTGGCTGGACAAGGTGATCAAGGGCATCGGCGACCGCAAGGCCACGGTCATCGTGGAGCCGGACGCGCTGCCGCACCTGCTCCAGGAGGGCTGCACGCCGCAGCAGTTCCACGAGGAGCGGTACGCGCTGCTCAAGGAGGCCGTCGACAAGCTCAAGGCGCAGCCGAACACCAAGGTCTATCTGGACGCGGGCAACCCGGACTGGGTCCGCGACCCGGGCGGGCTGGTGGAGCCGCTGCAGCGCGCGGGCATCGACAAGGCGGACGGCTTCGCGCTGAACGTCTCCAACTACCAGACGACCGAGTCGAACATCGCGTACGGCAAGAAGCTGTCGCCGATGATCGGCAACAAGCCGTTCGTGATCGACACCAGCCGGAACGGCAACGGCCCGGCCGAGGGCCACGACGAGGAATCCTGGTGCAACCCGCCGGGCCGCGCGCTCGGCGAGGCGCCGACGACCAAGACGGGCGAGGACCTCGTCGACGCGTACCTGTGGATCAAGCGTCCCGGCGAGTCGGACGGCCCGTGCAAGGGCGGCCCGAAGGCGGGCGAGTGGTACCCGGAGTACGCGCTGGAGCTCGCGCGCAACGCCAAGCGGTAG
- a CDS encoding class F sortase, producing the protein MPTHDRTAPPPGDTAQPGQDSTAQPGKASGKAPPERADRGRFLTGTVWAVLLLGLWLWGRDLTESGSGGAAFGDVSAAGRQLAGERPLPAAHDPVDGTARPVRIDIGALGVHARVIPRALERNGAVAPPPYAAPGVVGWYGGGPTPGARGAAIVVGHVDTDRSRAVFYPLSSVKRGTKVEVTRADGLVTEFTVESTDVVTRGRFDAAEVYGPREDDRAELRLLTCGGTFDRERRAYTSNVVVSAYLTGTRRA; encoded by the coding sequence ATGCCCACGCACGACAGGACGGCACCGCCCCCCGGCGACACGGCACAGCCCGGCCAGGACAGCACGGCGCAGCCCGGCAAGGCGTCCGGCAAGGCGCCGCCCGAGCGCGCCGACCGAGGCCGCTTCCTCACCGGCACCGTCTGGGCGGTGCTGCTGCTCGGCCTGTGGCTGTGGGGCCGCGACCTCACGGAGAGCGGTTCGGGCGGCGCCGCCTTCGGCGACGTCTCCGCCGCCGGCCGCCAACTGGCGGGCGAACGCCCGCTGCCCGCCGCACACGACCCCGTGGACGGCACGGCCCGGCCGGTGCGCATCGACATCGGCGCGCTCGGCGTGCACGCCCGCGTCATCCCCCGCGCCCTGGAGCGGAACGGGGCGGTCGCACCGCCGCCGTACGCCGCTCCCGGTGTGGTCGGCTGGTACGGCGGCGGGCCGACGCCGGGCGCGCGCGGCGCGGCGATCGTCGTCGGGCACGTGGACACGGACCGGAGCCGGGCCGTGTTCTATCCGCTGAGCAGCGTCAAGCGCGGTACCAAGGTGGAGGTGACGCGCGCGGACGGGCTCGTGACGGAGTTCACCGTCGAGTCGACGGACGTGGTCACGCGCGGCCGCTTCGACGCCGCGGAGGTGTACGGGCCGCGCGAGGACGACCGCGCCGAGCTCCGACTCCTCACCTGCGGCGGTACGTTCGACCGCGAGCGGCGCGCGTACACCTCCAATGTCGTCGTATCCGCCTACCTCACAGGGACCCGTAGAGCATGA
- a CDS encoding HAD-IIA family hydrolase, with the protein MAERKPIESWLTDMDGVLMHEGIPVPGAEAFIKRLKESGRPFLVLTNNSIYTPRDLHARLARIGLEVPIENIWTSALATAQFLDDQRPGGTSYVIGEAGLTTALHDIGYVLTDHAPDYVVLGETRTYSFEALTKAIRLINDGARFIATNPDQTGPSAEGALPATGSVAALITKATGREPYFVGKPNPLMMRAGLNAIGAHSETSAMIGDRMDTDVLAGLEAGMETFLVLTGLTKPDEIDRYPFRPSTVVDSIADLVDRI; encoded by the coding sequence GTGGCAGAGCGCAAGCCGATCGAGTCCTGGCTCACCGACATGGACGGTGTGCTGATGCACGAGGGCATCCCGGTGCCCGGGGCGGAGGCGTTCATCAAGCGCCTGAAGGAGTCCGGGCGGCCCTTTCTGGTGCTGACCAACAACTCGATCTACACCCCGCGTGACCTGCACGCCCGGCTGGCCAGGATCGGGCTGGAGGTGCCGATCGAGAACATCTGGACGTCCGCGCTGGCCACCGCGCAGTTCCTGGACGACCAGCGGCCCGGCGGCACCTCGTACGTCATCGGCGAGGCGGGCCTGACCACCGCGCTGCACGACATCGGGTACGTGCTGACCGACCACGCCCCGGACTACGTCGTCCTCGGGGAGACCCGTACGTACAGCTTCGAGGCGCTCACCAAGGCGATCCGGCTCATCAACGACGGCGCGCGGTTCATCGCCACCAACCCGGACCAGACCGGGCCCTCCGCCGAGGGCGCGCTGCCCGCCACCGGGTCCGTCGCGGCGCTGATCACCAAGGCGACGGGCCGCGAGCCGTACTTCGTCGGCAAGCCCAACCCGCTGATGATGCGGGCCGGACTCAACGCGATCGGGGCGCACTCGGAGACCAGCGCCATGATCGGGGACCGGATGGACACCGACGTGCTGGCCGGGCTGGAGGCGGGGATGGAGACGTTCCTCGTCCTGACAGGGCTGACGAAGCCGGACGAGATCGACCGGTACCCGTTCCGGCCCTCGACGGTCGTCGACTCGATCGCGGACCTCGTCGACCGGATCTGA
- a CDS encoding Gfo/Idh/MocA family oxidoreductase — MHAATTDLQVGLIGYGLAGSVFHAPLIAAAQGLALGTVVTSNPERQQEVRAAYGPGVRTAAHPDELFARADALDLVVIASPNRTHVPLARQALEAGLPVVVDKPLAATAAEADELAGLADARGLLLSVFQNRRWDNDFRTVRALLDDGALGEVLRFESRYERWRPQLKGGWRESGDPAEVGGLLYDLGSHLVDQALTLFGPAVSVYAEADVRRAGAAADDDTFVALTHRNGVRSHLWMSATAAQLGPRFRVLGSSSAYVKHGLDPQEAALRAGARPGDGEAVWGAEPESAWGTLGALDETERVRTLPGDYPAYYAGIAAALRDGAAPPVTAREAAAALRVLEAARTSAAEGRTVSLASS, encoded by the coding sequence ATGCACGCCGCCACCACTGACCTGCAGGTCGGCCTCATCGGCTACGGCCTGGCAGGCTCCGTCTTCCACGCCCCGCTGATCGCCGCGGCGCAAGGGCTCGCCCTCGGCACGGTCGTCACCTCGAACCCGGAGCGGCAGCAGGAGGTGCGCGCCGCGTACGGTCCCGGCGTCCGTACGGCGGCGCACCCGGACGAACTGTTCGCGCGCGCCGACGCGCTGGACCTCGTCGTGATCGCGTCCCCGAACCGTACGCACGTGCCGCTCGCCCGGCAGGCGCTCGAAGCGGGCCTGCCGGTCGTCGTGGACAAGCCGCTGGCCGCCACGGCGGCGGAGGCGGACGAGCTCGCCGGCCTCGCCGACGCGCGCGGGCTGCTTCTCTCCGTCTTCCAGAACCGGCGCTGGGACAACGACTTCCGCACCGTGCGCGCCCTCCTCGACGACGGCGCACTCGGCGAGGTGCTGCGCTTCGAGTCGCGGTACGAGCGGTGGCGGCCGCAACTCAAGGGCGGCTGGCGCGAGTCCGGCGACCCGGCCGAGGTGGGCGGGCTGCTGTACGACCTGGGGAGCCACCTGGTCGACCAGGCGCTGACGCTGTTCGGCCCGGCGGTGTCCGTGTACGCCGAGGCGGACGTGCGCCGCGCGGGGGCCGCGGCGGACGACGACACGTTCGTCGCCCTCACGCACCGCAACGGCGTCCGCTCGCACCTCTGGATGAGCGCGACCGCCGCCCAACTCGGGCCGCGCTTCCGGGTGCTGGGCAGCTCGTCCGCGTACGTGAAGCACGGCCTCGACCCGCAGGAGGCGGCGCTGCGCGCGGGTGCCCGGCCGGGCGACGGCGAAGCGGTGTGGGGAGCCGAACCGGAGTCGGCGTGGGGCACGCTGGGCGCGCTCGACGAGACCGAGCGCGTACGGACGCTCCCCGGCGACTACCCCGCGTACTACGCGGGCATCGCCGCCGCGCTGCGCGACGGCGCGGCGCCGCCCGTCACGGCGCGGGAGGCCGCGGCGGCCCTGCGGGTGCTGGAGGCGGCCCGCACCTCGGCGGCCGAGGGCCGCACGGTCTCCCTCGCGTCGTCCTGA
- a CDS encoding fumarylacetoacetate hydrolase family protein: MKLLRVGTTGAERPALLDDAGVLRDLSGVVPDIDGALLADGAALGRVRDAAGAGELPALDANGLRIGPPVARVGKAVCIGLNYHDHARETGAPIPEEPIIFMKAADTVVGPDDTVLVPRGSEKTDWEVELAVVIGRTARYLVTHEEALAAVAGYAVAHDVSEREFQIERGGQWDKGKNCETFNPLGPWLVTADEVPDPQALGLRLWVNGELKQNGTTAEQIFPVAEVVRYVSRFMTLYPGDIINTGTPAGVAMGCPDPKPYLRPGDVVELEIDGLGRQRQQLKAA; this comes from the coding sequence TTGAAGCTGCTGCGAGTCGGAACGACCGGGGCCGAACGCCCCGCGCTGCTGGACGACGCCGGGGTTCTGCGTGACCTCTCCGGGGTGGTGCCGGACATCGACGGAGCGCTGCTCGCGGACGGCGCCGCGCTGGGGCGCGTACGGGACGCGGCGGGCGCCGGCGAACTGCCCGCGCTCGACGCGAACGGCCTGCGGATCGGCCCGCCCGTAGCCCGTGTCGGCAAGGCCGTCTGCATCGGCCTCAACTACCACGACCACGCGCGCGAGACGGGGGCCCCGATCCCCGAGGAGCCGATCATCTTCATGAAGGCCGCGGACACGGTCGTCGGCCCGGACGACACCGTGCTCGTGCCGCGCGGCAGCGAGAAGACGGACTGGGAGGTCGAGCTGGCGGTCGTCATCGGCCGCACCGCGCGCTATCTGGTCACGCACGAGGAGGCGTTGGCGGCGGTCGCCGGGTACGCCGTCGCGCACGACGTCTCGGAGCGGGAGTTCCAGATCGAGCGCGGCGGGCAGTGGGACAAGGGGAAGAACTGCGAGACGTTCAACCCGCTCGGCCCCTGGCTGGTGACGGCCGACGAGGTGCCCGACCCGCAGGCACTCGGCCTGCGGCTGTGGGTCAACGGCGAGCTGAAGCAGAACGGGACCACGGCGGAGCAGATCTTCCCGGTGGCGGAAGTCGTGCGCTATGTCAGCCGGTTCATGACGCTGTACCCGGGCGACATCATCAACACGGGCACCCCGGCGGGCGTGGCCATGGGCTGCCCGGACCCCAAGCCGTACCTGCGTCCGGGCGACGTCGTGGAGCTGGAGATCGACGGCCTGGGCCGCCAGCGCCAGCAGCTGAAGGCGGCCTAG
- a CDS encoding YidC/Oxa1 family membrane protein insertase produces the protein MSVFSASASLVTSLADLLTPVFHSSATAAAIVVFTVLVRLALHPLARAAARGERVRSELAPPLAELRQKHGRNPERLQREAAKLYAGRGASPLAGCLPMLLQLPVFFVMYHLFTTEEALLGESLLGAQLGDRWADALSAGGPFGAEGLVYGGLFAVIAVVASWTYWRARRSAADAQPGAAGGAGVGASGARAGTGTSGAGAGAPGAALLRFLPLLSFGTLVTAAVVPLAAGLYLVTTTTWSAVERALLVPLRRPATRRPTR, from the coding sequence ATGTCTGTCTTCTCCGCTTCCGCTTCCCTTGTGACCTCGCTCGCGGACCTGCTCACCCCCGTGTTCCACTCGTCCGCCACGGCGGCGGCGATCGTCGTGTTCACCGTCCTCGTGCGGTTGGCGCTGCATCCGCTCGCGCGGGCGGCCGCGCGCGGTGAGCGCGTACGGAGCGAACTGGCGCCGCCACTGGCCGAGTTGCGGCAGAAGCACGGCCGGAATCCGGAACGGCTGCAGAGGGAGGCGGCGAAGCTGTACGCGGGGCGCGGGGCCTCGCCGCTGGCCGGCTGTCTCCCGATGCTGCTGCAACTGCCGGTGTTCTTCGTGATGTACCACCTGTTCACGACGGAGGAGGCCCTGCTCGGCGAGTCGCTGCTCGGTGCACAGCTCGGCGACCGGTGGGCGGACGCGCTGAGCGCGGGCGGCCCGTTCGGCGCCGAAGGGCTGGTGTACGGCGGTCTGTTCGCGGTGATCGCGGTGGTCGCGAGCTGGACGTACTGGCGGGCACGCCGGTCGGCGGCGGACGCGCAGCCGGGCGCGGCGGGCGGCGCGGGTGTGGGTGCCTCCGGTGCTCGTGCCGGAACCGGAACGTCCGGTGCGGGCGCGGGTGCTCCGGGGGCCGCGCTGCTCCGGTTCCTGCCGCTGCTGTCGTTCGGCACCCTGGTCACGGCGGCGGTCGTACCGCTCGCGGCCGGGCTCTACCTCGTCACCACGACCACCTGGAGCGCCGTCGAACGGGCGCTGCTCGTGCCCCTGCGCCGTCCCGCGACACGTCGTCCCACAAGGTGA
- a CDS encoding DUF6412 domain-containing protein — protein MTARAGAATTAAVRAAAASAASGARTASGRFGAVHAVLTGLLLLCAEFLLGQTGLAAPLALATATAATAALALTLTVCALTARTGLVRSAPPGRIRTALRDRQLRTAFMPQRDPDAAGRPRPRAPGRPIRTAA, from the coding sequence ATGACCGCAAGGGCCGGGGCCGCGACGACGGCGGCCGTGCGGGCCGCGGCTGCGAGCGCCGCGTCCGGCGCGCGGACCGCGTCCGGGCGTTTCGGTGCCGTGCACGCGGTGCTGACCGGGCTGCTCCTCCTGTGCGCTGAATTCCTCCTCGGGCAGACCGGGTTGGCGGCACCGCTCGCGCTCGCCACGGCGACGGCGGCCACCGCCGCGCTCGCTCTGACCCTCACCGTCTGCGCGCTGACCGCGCGGACCGGGCTGGTGCGTTCCGCGCCGCCCGGACGAATACGCACGGCACTGCGGGACAGGCAGCTCCGTACGGCCTTCATGCCGCAGCGCGACCCCGACGCCGCCGGGCGCCCCAGGCCCCGGGCACCGGGCCGTCCGATCCGGACGGCCGCGTAG
- a CDS encoding DUF445 domain-containing protein, giving the protein MERSKAGESTADERGHVSALTSGSGRPGAGTDRAPGTGTGTGGGVTGSTGGGGGARGSGGGTGGGPGAGSIGGFTAADREKQRGVRRMKAIAAGALVAMAVVFALATWARNEGAGGWAGYVAAAAEAGMVGALADWFAVTALFRRPLGLPIPHTAIIPTKKDQLGRSLGDFVGENFLSGQVVRDRLRAVGIGSRLGAWLAEPDHADRVTEELATALRGALTVLRDSDVQAVVGEAITRRADAQEIAPGLGTMLEKVVADGGHRRVVDLVCVRAAEWLELHGDSVMEAVTGGAPGWTPRFVDRKVGERVYRELLRFVTEMRDMPEHPARGAVDRFLSDFAQDLRADPATRERVERLKREVLGRGEVQELIASAWSSVRAMIVAAAEDERSELRVRARASLLSLGRRMAEDGRLQGKVDGWVEGAAEYVVTTYRKEITSLITETVAGWDAEHTSRKIEAHIGRDLQFIRINGTVVGALAGLTIHAVAHLLGA; this is encoded by the coding sequence ATGGAACGGTCAAAAGCCGGTGAAAGCACCGCGGATGAGCGCGGTCATGTGAGCGCGCTCACAAGCGGCTCGGGGCGCCCGGGTGCCGGCACGGACCGTGCTCCGGGCACGGGCACGGGCACGGGCGGGGGCGTTACGGGCAGTACGGGCGGTGGCGGCGGTGCGCGCGGGAGCGGTGGCGGTACGGGCGGGGGTCCGGGCGCCGGGAGCATCGGCGGGTTCACCGCGGCCGACCGGGAGAAGCAGCGCGGCGTGCGCCGTATGAAGGCCATCGCGGCCGGGGCGCTGGTGGCGATGGCGGTGGTGTTCGCGCTCGCCACCTGGGCGCGGAACGAGGGCGCGGGCGGCTGGGCCGGGTACGTGGCGGCGGCGGCCGAGGCCGGGATGGTCGGCGCGCTCGCCGACTGGTTCGCGGTCACGGCGCTGTTCCGGCGGCCGCTGGGGCTGCCGATCCCGCACACGGCGATCATCCCCACGAAGAAGGACCAACTGGGCCGCAGCCTGGGCGACTTCGTCGGCGAGAACTTCCTCTCGGGGCAGGTCGTACGCGACCGGCTGCGCGCCGTGGGCATCGGCAGCAGGCTGGGCGCCTGGCTCGCCGAACCGGACCACGCGGACCGGGTCACGGAGGAGCTCGCCACGGCGCTGCGGGGCGCGTTGACCGTGCTGCGCGACTCCGACGTGCAGGCCGTGGTGGGCGAGGCCATCACGCGCCGGGCGGACGCGCAGGAGATCGCGCCGGGACTCGGCACGATGCTGGAGAAGGTCGTCGCCGACGGCGGGCACCGCCGCGTCGTGGACCTGGTGTGCGTACGGGCCGCCGAATGGCTCGAACTGCACGGCGACTCGGTGATGGAGGCGGTCACGGGCGGCGCGCCCGGCTGGACGCCGCGCTTCGTGGACCGGAAGGTCGGCGAACGCGTCTACCGCGAACTGCTGCGCTTCGTCACCGAGATGCGCGACATGCCGGAGCATCCGGCGCGCGGCGCCGTCGACCGCTTCCTGTCGGACTTCGCCCAGGACCTGCGCGCCGACCCGGCCACGCGGGAGCGCGTGGAGCGGCTGAAGCGCGAGGTCCTCGGGCGCGGCGAGGTGCAGGAACTGATCGCCTCGGCCTGGTCCTCGGTGCGCGCGATGATCGTCGCGGCGGCGGAGGACGAGCGGAGCGAACTGCGCGTACGGGCACGGGCGTCGCTGCTGTCGCTGGGGCGGCGGATGGCCGAGGACGGCCGGCTGCAGGGCAAGGTGGACGGCTGGGTCGAGGGCGCCGCGGAGTACGTGGTGACGACCTACCGGAAGGAGATCACCTCGCTCATCACGGAGACCGTCGCGGGCTGGGACGCGGAGCACACGTCCCGCAAGATCGAGGCGCACATCGGGCGGGACCTGCAGTTCATCCGGATCAACGGCACGGTGGTGGGCGCGCTGGCGGGCCTGACGATCCACGCGGTGGCGCACCTGCTGGGGGCGTGA
- a CDS encoding SGNH/GDSL hydrolase family protein, which yields MTRNMGYALLAGLAAVVVLVSTAIFIGVGGGEDGSDAAPPPRNPADPAGSGTWVGTWAAPATGAEPQTRRAGSADTTVRNVVHTSVGGTRARVRLSNLFGNGPLTVSHATLALAAAPSNPTAAAGSMRTLTFGAKRAVTIPPGGEVTSDAVRLNVPSAADVLVSVYTPEPAGPVTHHSYARQTSYASEGDQAADVAGNAYTEQVPYWRYLTGVDVWSTEAEGSVVVMGDSLTDGVASSPGANRRWTDFLAERLRTERDAPRYSVLNSGISGNRILTGGSKRPPLNNPSGLSRMKRDALSQTGVKAVIIELGLNDLLRTPRVLDSDRIVQGLRELVRQAHAQGVRAIGGTLTPFGRHRGYDPRVDAVRQQVNEQIRSGKVFDAVIDFDAALRDPAHPERLRTAYDSGDHLHPSDNGYRAMSEAVDLKLLKSSTAAKL from the coding sequence ATGACCAGGAACATGGGTTATGCCCTGCTGGCCGGACTGGCGGCCGTTGTGGTGCTGGTCTCGACCGCGATATTCATCGGAGTCGGCGGCGGCGAGGACGGTTCGGACGCGGCGCCGCCGCCCCGCAACCCCGCGGACCCGGCCGGGTCCGGCACCTGGGTCGGCACCTGGGCAGCCCCCGCCACCGGGGCCGAGCCGCAGACCCGCCGGGCCGGCAGCGCCGACACCACCGTCCGGAACGTCGTGCACACCTCCGTCGGCGGCACCCGTGCCCGTGTCCGCCTCTCGAACCTCTTCGGCAACGGCCCGCTCACGGTCTCCCACGCCACCCTCGCCCTCGCCGCCGCCCCCAGCAACCCGACCGCCGCCGCGGGCAGCATGCGGACCCTCACGTTCGGCGCGAAGCGCGCCGTGACGATCCCCCCGGGCGGCGAGGTGACCAGCGACGCCGTACGCCTCAACGTGCCGTCCGCGGCCGACGTCCTGGTCAGCGTCTACACGCCGGAGCCGGCCGGCCCCGTGACCCACCACTCGTACGCCCGCCAGACCAGCTACGCCTCGGAGGGTGACCAGGCCGCGGACGTCGCGGGGAACGCGTACACCGAGCAGGTGCCGTACTGGCGCTACCTCACCGGCGTCGACGTCTGGAGCACCGAGGCCGAGGGCTCCGTCGTCGTCATGGGCGACTCCCTCACCGACGGCGTCGCCTCCAGCCCCGGCGCGAACCGCCGCTGGACCGACTTCCTCGCCGAACGCCTCCGCACCGAGCGGGACGCGCCGCGCTACAGCGTGCTCAACAGCGGCATCAGCGGCAACCGCATCCTCACCGGCGGCAGCAAGCGCCCGCCCCTGAACAACCCCAGCGGGCTGAGCCGTATGAAGCGCGACGCCCTGTCCCAGACGGGCGTGAAGGCCGTCATCATCGAGCTGGGCCTCAACGACCTGCTCCGTACGCCGCGCGTGCTCGACTCGGACAGGATCGTGCAGGGGCTCAGGGAGCTCGTACGGCAGGCGCACGCGCAGGGCGTACGGGCGATCGGCGGCACGCTCACGCCGTTCGGGCGGCACCGGGGCTACGACCCGCGGGTGGACGCCGTACGGCAGCAGGTGAACGAGCAGATACGCTCCGGCAAGGTCTTCGACGCGGTGATCGACTTCGACGCCGCCCTCCGCGACCCGGCGCACCCCGAACGGCTGCGGACGGCGTACGACTCGGGCGACCACCTGCACCCGAGCGACAACGGCTACCGCGCGATGTCGGAGGCCGTGGACCTCAAGCTCCTCAAGAGCTCCACCGCGGCGAAGCTCTGA
- a CDS encoding ABC transporter ATP-binding protein codes for MQTSSEACIEADGLEKVFQVRRRTGVLRRERREVRAVDGISFTVPRGEMVGFIGPNGAGKSTTIKMLTGILTPSGGRLRVAGIDPPRERTRLARRIGVVFGQRTTLWWDLPLRDSYALVRRIYRIPGERYRANLDRCIELLDLGALLDVPVRQLSLGQRMRADIAAALLHDPEVLYLDEPTIGLDVISKAQVRSFLQDLNAEQGTTVLLTTHDLTDIEQLCKRVIVIDHGHLMYDGALAGLHEVGESERTLVVDLERELPPIEGVPGARTVRTEGPRQWLAFAAAASAAPIVSRIAADYPLVDLSLREPDIEDVIARMYAQQRPDAEAAAGTGAEAGTGTGTGAGTGSGAGTAG; via the coding sequence GTGCAGACGAGTTCTGAGGCCTGTATCGAGGCCGACGGTCTCGAGAAGGTGTTCCAGGTGCGCCGCCGGACCGGCGTGCTGCGGCGGGAGCGCCGGGAGGTGCGCGCCGTCGACGGCATCAGCTTCACGGTGCCGCGCGGCGAGATGGTCGGCTTCATCGGCCCCAACGGCGCCGGCAAGTCGACCACCATCAAGATGCTCACCGGCATCCTGACCCCGAGCGGCGGCCGGCTGCGGGTCGCCGGGATCGACCCGCCACGGGAACGTACGCGGCTGGCGCGCCGGATCGGCGTCGTCTTCGGGCAGCGCACCACGCTCTGGTGGGACCTGCCGCTGCGCGACTCGTACGCGCTGGTGCGGCGCATCTACCGGATCCCGGGTGAGCGGTACCGCGCGAACCTCGACCGGTGCATCGAACTCCTCGACCTGGGCGCACTGCTGGACGTGCCCGTACGGCAGCTCTCGCTCGGCCAGCGGATGCGCGCGGACATCGCGGCGGCGCTGCTGCACGACCCGGAGGTGCTGTATCTGGACGAGCCGACGATCGGTCTCGACGTGATCAGCAAGGCGCAGGTGCGGAGCTTCCTCCAGGACCTCAACGCCGAGCAGGGCACCACCGTGCTGCTGACCACCCACGATCTGACCGACATCGAGCAGCTGTGCAAGCGCGTGATCGTCATCGACCACGGGCATCTGATGTACGACGGCGCGCTCGCCGGCCTGCACGAGGTGGGGGAGAGCGAACGCACCCTGGTGGTGGACCTCGAGCGGGAACTGCCGCCCATCGAGGGAGTGCCGGGCGCGCGGACCGTACGTACGGAGGGGCCGCGGCAGTGGCTCGCGTTCGCGGCGGCGGCGAGCGCGGCGCCGATCGTGTCGCGGATCGCGGCGGACTACCCGCTGGTGGACCTGTCGCTGCGGGAGCCGGACATCGAGGACGTGATCGCCAGGATGTACGCGCAGCAAAGGCCGGACGCGGAGGCGGCGGCCGGGACCGGGGCTGAGGCCGGAACCGGGACCGGGACCGGAGCAGGAACCGGGTCCGGGGCCGGGACCGCGGGCTGA
- a CDS encoding ABC transporter permease — protein MWVRSTMTYRTSFVLMVLGNFVTTVLDFLAILIMFTHIDTLGGFTLPEVAFLYGTSSAAFGIADLLLGSFDRIGTRVRDGTVDTLLVRPVPVLAQVAADRFALRRMGRLLQALLMLGWAVTALDIDWTPGRLLLVPVMLVSGAAIFGSVFVLGGAFQFWARDAAEVQNSFTYGGTTMLQYPPTVFASELLRGVTFVVPLAFVNWLPALHVLGRDDPLRLPGWVDFASPAVAALCCAVAGLVWRAGLRGYQSTGS, from the coding sequence ATGTGGGTGCGCTCGACGATGACGTACCGCACCTCGTTCGTGCTGATGGTGCTGGGGAACTTCGTGACGACCGTGCTCGACTTCCTCGCCATCCTCATCATGTTCACGCACATCGACACGCTCGGCGGCTTCACGCTGCCGGAGGTGGCGTTCCTGTACGGCACGTCGAGCGCCGCGTTCGGGATCGCCGACCTGCTGCTCGGCTCGTTCGACCGGATCGGTACGCGCGTACGCGACGGCACCGTGGACACCCTGCTCGTACGCCCGGTTCCGGTGCTGGCCCAGGTGGCCGCCGACCGCTTCGCGCTGCGCAGGATGGGGCGGCTGCTGCAGGCGCTGCTGATGCTGGGCTGGGCGGTGACCGCGCTGGACATCGACTGGACGCCGGGGCGGCTGCTGCTGGTGCCGGTGATGCTGGTCAGCGGCGCGGCGATCTTCGGGTCGGTGTTCGTGCTGGGCGGCGCGTTCCAGTTCTGGGCGCGGGACGCGGCGGAGGTGCAGAACTCGTTCACGTACGGCGGCACGACCATGCTGCAGTACCCGCCGACGGTCTTCGCGAGCGAACTGCTGCGCGGGGTGACGTTCGTGGTGCCGCTGGCCTTCGTCAACTGGCTGCCCGCGCTCCACGTGCTGGGCCGGGACGACCCGCTGCGGCTGCCGGGCTGGGTGGACTTCGCGTCCCCGGCGGTCGCCGCGCTGTGCTGCGCGGTGGCGGGCCTGGTCTGGCGCGCGGGGCTGCGCGGCTACCAGAGCACGGGAAGCTGA